The proteins below come from a single Alnus glutinosa chromosome 9, dhAlnGlut1.1, whole genome shotgun sequence genomic window:
- the LOC133878161 gene encoding pentatricopeptide repeat-containing protein At1g71210, mitochondrial: protein MLSLKHVAKSRALLSPIVILISTSPTTSSLSLHPHLYYYYAASFSSASTNSNPFLHASPDLLVSSFKDWFKRRDNVLLDQIFAILGTQVDDDLASSRAADLTLSQLGLRLSEAFVLEVLSYGKDVLACIKFFDWAGRQPGFYHTRATFNAILKILSKAELMSLMLDFLDNYRRQRYLHRVRFHDTLVMGYAVAGKPEVALQLFAKMRFQGLDLDSFAYHVLLNALVEESCFDAVEVILKQIQMRGLESEITHSIKVKCYWKQNRLDEAEAFLRGLVSQGRDTNGHVVSVLLDAFCKNNMFEKAGKLVEEFQESGMVPMEQAYGVWIRDLAQAGRLSEALEFLRSKKSLEGYVPEVFRYNVLICRLLRENRLEELCDLLMEMKEGQICPDKVTMNAALCFFCKAGMVDVALELYKLRSEFSLSPNCMAYNYLINTLCGDGSIDEAYSVLKNSIDQGYFPGRKTFSILADALCREGKLDKMKDLVLVALERNVMPSTSTYDKFISALCRGRRVEDGYLIHGELNRINKVSKKNTYFNLIHGFNKSNRGDIAARLLIEMQEKGYIPTRALFRAVIHCLCDMENPEKQFLNLLEMQLSHHEPNCQIYNFFIDGAGHAKKPELAREVFEMMRRSGIEPNVSSDILMLQSYIRSERIADALNFFTDLRQRRRIGRKITNSMIVGLCKVNKVNIALDFMREMRNNGVVPSAESYEYLIKLLCSSGEYDTVINLIDELEKVGRQITSFMGNVLLLHSLKSRELYDTWVRWREVQDNKSSRTSILGLLVGAFSGRVRVSQDIENLEEVVEKCFPLDTYTYNMLLRRLCMREMDLACELFNRMCQKGYEPNRWTYDTLVHGFFKHGRKAEAKRWVEEMFRRGFDPSERTLQFI from the coding sequence ATGCTTTCACTGAAACATGTAGCAAAATCTAGGGCCTTGCTCTCCCCAATTGTTATCCTAATCTCCACCTCTCCGACAACCTCTTCCTTGTCCCTACATCCCCATTTGTATTATTACTACGCAGCATCGTTTTCCTCGGCCTCAACCAACAGCAATCCATTCCTACATGCTTCCCCCGATCTTTTGGTCTCCTCCTTCAAGGACTGGTTCAAGCGCCGCGACAACGTCCTTTTGGATCAAATCTTCGCCATCTTAGGCACCCAGGTCGACGACGACTTGGCCTCGAGCCGCGCCGCCGACCTCACGCTCTCTCAGCTCGGCCTGCGCCTCTCCGAGGCCTTCGTGTTGGAGGTTCTGAGCTACGGCAAAGACGTGCTCGCCTGCATCAAGTTCTTCGACTGGGCTGGCCGCCAGCCGGGCTTCTACCACACCCGCGCCACCTTCAACGCCATATTGAAGATCCTCTCCAAGGCCGAGCTCATGTCCCTCATGCTGGACTTCCTCGATAACTACAGGAGGCAACGCTACCTTCACAGGGTTCGCTTCCACGACACTTTAGTGATGGGTTATGCTGTTGCGGGTAAGCCCGAAGTTGCGCTCCAACTGTTTGCTAAAATGCGGTTTCAAGGTCTTGACTTGGATTCTTTTGCTTATCACGTGCTTTTGAATGCTTTGGTGGAGGAGAGTTGTTTCGACGCGGTTGAGGTCATTCTCAAGCAGATTCAGATGAGGGGTTTGGAGAGTGAGATCACGCATTCGATTAAGGTGAAGTGTTACTGGAAGCAGAATCGGTTGGACGAGGCTGAAGCTTTCTTGCGCGGGTTGGTGAGTCAAGGACGGGATACGAATGGCCATGTAGTGAGCGTGCTCTTGGATGCATTTTGTAAGAATAATATGTTCGAGAAAGCAGGGAAGTTGGTGGAGGAGTTTCAGGAGTCGGGGATGGTGCCAATGGAGCAAGCGTATGGAGTGTGGATAAGGGATCTTGCTCAGGCTGGGAGGTTGAGCGAAGCTTTGGAGTTCCTGCGGAGCAAGAAGTCATTGGAAGGGTATGTTCCTGAAGTGTTCCGGTACAATGTTTTGATATGTCGGCTTTTGAGGGAGAACCGGCTCGAGGAGTTGTGCGATTTGCTGATGGAAATGAAGGAGGGTCAGATATGCCCTGACAAGGTCACCATGAATGCTgcattgtgttttttttgtaaagCTGGGATGGTGGATGTTGCGCTTGAGTTGTACAAATTGAGGTCTGAATTTTCGCTCTCTCCTAATTGCATGGCTTATAACTATTTGATCAATACTCTGTGTGGTGATGGAAGCATTGATGAAGCGTATTCCGTGTTGAAGAATTCTATTGACCAAGGTTATTTCCCTGGTAGAAAAACGTTTTCTATACTTGCAGATGCTTTGTGCAGAGAAGGAAAGCTTGATAAGATGAAGGACTTGGTCCTTGTTGCCTTGGAGAGGAATGTTATGCCAAGCACTTCCACATACGACAAGTTTATATCTGCTTTGTGTAGGGGTAGGAGGGTAGAAGATGGGTATTTGATACACGGGGAACTCAACAGAATAAATAAAGTTAGTAAAAAGAATACTTACTTTAACTTGATACACGGTTTTAACAAGTCGAACAGGGGAGATATTGCAGCTAGGCTTCTTATTGAGATGCAAGAAAAGGGTTACATCCCGACTCGAGCCTTGTTCAGAGCTGTTATTCATTGTCTGTGTGATATGGAAAATCCGGAAAAGCAGTTTCTTAATTTGTTGGAGATGCAGTTGTCTCATCACGAACCCAATTGTCAGATTTACAACTTCTTTATTGATGGAGCTGGGCATGCCAAAAAGCCTGAGCTGGCTAGAGAAGTATTTGAGATGATGAGGAGAAGTGGGATTGAGCCCAATGTGAGTTCTGACATTCTTATGTTGCAGAGTTATATAAGGAGTGAAAGAATTGCAGatgctttgaatttcttcactgaTTTGCGCCAGAGAAGAAGGATTGGGAGAAAAATAACCAATTCCATGATTGTTGGTCTCTGCAAAGTGAACAAGGTGAATATTGCATTGGATTTCATGAGGGAAATGAGGAATAATGGAGTGGTTCCAAGCGCTGAATCTTACGAGTATCTCATAAAGCTGTTGTGCTCTAGTGGAGAGTATGATACGGTGATAAATCTTATTGATGAATTGGAGAAAGTTGGGCGCCAGATAACTTCTTTTATGGGCAATGTACTTTTGCTGCACTCTTTGAAGAGCCGAGAGCTTTATGACACTTGGGTTCGTTGGAGGGAGGTGCAGGATAATAAATCTTCTCGTACTTCAATTCTTGGGCTGCTGGTTGGTGCATTTTCTGGCCGAGTTAGAGTTAGCCAAGACATTGAGAACTTGGAAGAAGTGGTTGAAAAGTGCTTCCCGCTTGACACATACACATACAATATGTTGTTGAGAAGGCTATGCATGAGGGAGATGGACCTTGCTTGTGAGTTGTTCAATCGAATGTGTCAGAAAGGGTATGAACCTAATCGATGGACTTATGACACCTTAGTGCATGGCTTTTTCAAACATGGGAGGAAAGCTGAGGCTAAGAGGTGGGTAGAAGAGATGTTCCGAAGAGGGTTTGATCCATCCGAGCGTACCCTGCAATTCATTTAG
- the LOC133878578 gene encoding RINT1-like protein MAG2L isoform X1 → MEPPVPAHPVLPKHTELSPEQFAFLEEHFRAREDLLVGAPHVLAALNERCADLDADLLHLGRDLANRAVSWISRSFAARTSIHHLNLKIENLSLRCAPHGVGSKVWAEELPQLAKKVRQIEGIHNYVETALRLEALVGDLEDAVFRVMNRHSGTLFSAKDSGPKQEKLLQAIKAMNDIEKLLINIGKFQPQWCNLLKSVDARVDKILGALRPQVFADHRAVLASLGWPPKLLTSKTESIQISGIPNPLGLMQGDKRESYSHSFVALCALQHLQKQREERQFNLLGRKEYNMQLWAIDELVSPIASRMEYHFAKWVDQPEFIFALVYKVTRDFIVGVDDVLQPLIDRARLVSCSAKEAWLSAMIQMLSGFLAKNIFSGLAERYREIHMKSEVMTSWLHLIDLIVAFDKRMQSLVNLETCLFLAESEKYEGLSRGMSVLMIFCDRPDWLKIWAKIELRVACKKLKAELKDERAWIIDNKHGSALHINTNTEQYLLSTREDHKAPSIAESALKISWELIERCQTLPATLPRLQFIRSAAVKFLWYFFEVLLLRFQRTEFPPEYSNDDALIRLCGLINAARYVESKLQEWSDDVEILEMRIAENDSNHHDKDESIDNSCFFVEEIENLSEFETNWLMEIIAVILREFENLSLEYVQNKENFEQELAALTPVRLSATMDLPVSTDFVEALDVLRSQLNVLKTSLNPRDFLDLWRSVAEGLDHFVSCSSLTSKIQFSDCGVSQFETDMQALLCIFQPFCARPQAFFPCIKETLKLLNMNKGEVRHLRVVLSTGENGMKCLHVHGISHLPFDQVDKLLRNRKFGT, encoded by the exons ATGGAGCCTCCAGTGCCAGCGCATCCTGTCTTGCCCAAACACACTGAGCTCTCACCGGAGCAGTTTGCGTTCCTGGAGGAACATTTCCGGGCCCGTGAAGATCTGCTTGTCGGAGCTCCTCATGTCTTGGCAGCACTCAATGAACGCTGCGCCGATCTGGACGCCGATCTCCTCCACCTCGGAAGAGACCTGGCCAATCGCGCCGTTTCCTGGATCTCTCGCTCCTTCGCGGCCAGGACCTCCATTCACCATCTCAATCTTAAGATTGAGAATCTCAGCCTCCGCTGTGCTCCAC ATGGGGTGGGTTCCAAGGTATGGGCTGAAGAGCTGCCTCAGCTTGCTAAGAAAGTAAGGCAAATAGAGGGTATTCACAATTATGTTG AGACTGCTCTACGATTGGAAGCTCTGGTTGGGGATCTTGAAGATGCTGTTTTCCGCGTCATGAATCGGCATTCCGGGACTTTGTTCTCAGCAAAG GACTCTGGACCAAAGCAAGAGAAGTTGCTTCAAGCCATAAAAGCCATGAAtgatattgaaaaattattgatcAACATTGGGAAATTCCAGCCTCAGTGGTGTAATCTTTTGAAATCTGTTGATGCTAGAGTAGATAAAATTTTGGGTGCTCTCAGGCCACAAGTTTTTGCAGATCACCGAGCTGTTCTTGCTTCCCTTGGTTGGCCACCAAAACTTTTGACATCTAAAACCGAAAGCATACAAATATCTGGCATCCCTAACCCTCTAGGTCTGATGCAAGGAGACAAAAGAGAGAGTTATTCTCATAGCTTTGTCGCTCTTTGCGCTTTACAGCATCTGCAGAAACAAAGGGAAGAGCGACAGTTTAATCTTTTAGGAAGAAAGGAGTACAATATGCAGCTCTGGGCCATTGATGAATTGGTATCTCCTATTGCATCCCGGATGGAGTACCACTTTGCGAAATGGGTTGATCAGCCTGAGTTTATCTTTGCTCTTGTGTATAAAGTTACACGGGATTTTATCGTGGGAGTGGATGATGTGTTGCAGCCTTTGATTGATAGAGCAAGATTGGTAAGTTGTagtgctaaagaagcttggctTTCTGCAATGATCCAAATGCTGTCTGGGTTTTTAGCAAAGAACATTTTCTCTGGTCTTGCTGAAAGATACAGGGAAATACATATGAAATCTGAAGTTATGACTTCATGGCTTCATCTGATAGACCTCATAGTTGCTTTTGATAAACGGATGCAATCGCTTGTAAATTTGGAAACATGTCTCTTCCTGGCAGAGTCTGAAAAGTATGAAGGGCTTTCAAGAGGCATGTCAGTATTAATGATATTCTGTGATAGGCCTGATTGGCTAAAGATTTGGGCAAAGATAGAGCTCAGGGTTGCTTGTAAGAAGCTAAAAGCAGAACTGAAAGATGAGAGAGCTTGGATAATTGATAACAAACATGGATCTGCATTGCACATCAATACAAACACTGAGCAATATCTTCTTTCTACTAGAGAAGACCATAAAGCTCCATCCATTGCAGAATCTGCCCTTAAAATTTCATGGGAATTGATTGAGCGATGTCAAACTCTGCCAGCCACATTACCACGTCTACAATTTATCAGATCAGCTGCAGTCAAATTCCTCTGGTACTTTTTTGAAGTACTCCTTTTGCGGTTCCAGAGGACCGAATTCCCTCCTGAATATTCTAATGATGATGCATTGATCAGATTATGCGGATTAATTAATGCTGCCAGATACGTGGAATCAAAACTGCAAGAATGGAGTGATGATGTGGAGATTCTCGAGATGAGAATTGCTGAAAATGATTCTAATCATCATGACAAAGATGAAAGTATTGACAACAGTTGCTTCTTTGTAGAAGAAATAGAAAACTTATCTGAGTTTGAGACCAATTGGCTTATGGAGATAATTGCTGTTATTCTTCGCGAATTTGAGAATCTTTCCTTGGAATATGtccaaaataaggaaaattttgaGCAAGAGCTAGCAGCTTTAACTCCAGTTAGATTATCGGCAACCATGGATCTACCTGTATCAACTGATTTTGTTGAAGCATTAGACGTTCTTAGAAGTCAGCTGAATGTTTTGAAAACGAGTCTCAATCCAAGAGACTTCTTGGATTTATGGAGAAGTGTTGCTGAAGGGCTTGACCATTTCGTTTCTTGCAGCAGTCTCACAAGTAAGATTCAATTTTCTGACTGTGGGGTGAGTCAGTTTGAAACTGATATGCAAGCATTGTTATGTATTTTTCAGCCGTTTTGTGCTCGGCCCCAAGCATTTTTCCCATGTATTAAAGAGACTCTTAAGCTGTTAAATATGAACAAGGGAGAGGTAAGGCATTTGCGGGTGGTTTTATCCACTGGTGAAAATGGAATGAAATGCTTGCATGTTCATGGAATTTCCCACCTCCCTTTTGATCAAGTTGATAAACTTTTGAGGAACAGGAAGTTTGGAACTTGA
- the LOC133878578 gene encoding RINT1-like protein MAG2L isoform X2: protein MEPPVPAHPVLPKHTELSPEQFAFLEEHFRAREDLLVGAPHVLAALNERCADLDADLLHLGRDLANRAVSWISRSFAARTSIHHLNLKIENLSLRCAPHGVGSKVWAEELPQLAKKVRQIEGIHNYVETALRLEALVGDLEDAVFRVMNRHSGTLFSAKVSNSSIASKWFRHSCLHDSGPKQEKLLQAIKAMNDIEKLLINIGKFQPQWCNLLKSVDARVDKILGALRPQVFADHRAVLASLGWPPKLLTSKTESIQISGIPNPLGLMQGDKRESYSHSFVALCALQHLQKQREERQFNLLGRKEYNMQLWAIDELVSPIASRMEYHFAKWVDQPEFIFALVYKVTRDFIVGVDDVLQPLIDRARLVSCSAKEAWLSAMIQMLSGFLAKNIFSGLAERYREIHMKSEVMTSWLHLIDLIVAFDKRMQSLVNLETCLFLAESEKYEGLSRGMSVLMIFCDRPDWLKIWAKIELRVACKKLKAELKDERAWIIDNKHGSALHINTNTEQYLLSTREDHKAPSIAESALKISWELIERCQTLPATLPRLQFIRSAAVKFLWYFFEVLLLRFQRTEFPPEYSNDDALIRLCGLINAARYVESKLQEWSDDVEILEMRIAENDSNHHDKDESIDNSCFFVEEIENLSEFETNWLMEIIAVILREFENLSLEYVQNKENFEQELAALTPVRLSATMDLPVSTDFVEALDVLRSQLNVLKTSLNPRDFLDLWRSVAEGLDHFVSCSSLTSKIQFSDCGVSQFETDMQALLCIFQPFCARPQAFFPCIKETLKLLNMNKGEVRHLRVVLSTGENGMKCLHVHGISHLPFDQVDKLLRNRKFGT from the exons ATGGAGCCTCCAGTGCCAGCGCATCCTGTCTTGCCCAAACACACTGAGCTCTCACCGGAGCAGTTTGCGTTCCTGGAGGAACATTTCCGGGCCCGTGAAGATCTGCTTGTCGGAGCTCCTCATGTCTTGGCAGCACTCAATGAACGCTGCGCCGATCTGGACGCCGATCTCCTCCACCTCGGAAGAGACCTGGCCAATCGCGCCGTTTCCTGGATCTCTCGCTCCTTCGCGGCCAGGACCTCCATTCACCATCTCAATCTTAAGATTGAGAATCTCAGCCTCCGCTGTGCTCCAC ATGGGGTGGGTTCCAAGGTATGGGCTGAAGAGCTGCCTCAGCTTGCTAAGAAAGTAAGGCAAATAGAGGGTATTCACAATTATGTTG AGACTGCTCTACGATTGGAAGCTCTGGTTGGGGATCTTGAAGATGCTGTTTTCCGCGTCATGAATCGGCATTCCGGGACTTTGTTCTCAGCAAAGGTTTCAAATTCATCAATTGCTTCTAAATGGTTTCGCCACTCCTGCTTGCAT GACTCTGGACCAAAGCAAGAGAAGTTGCTTCAAGCCATAAAAGCCATGAAtgatattgaaaaattattgatcAACATTGGGAAATTCCAGCCTCAGTGGTGTAATCTTTTGAAATCTGTTGATGCTAGAGTAGATAAAATTTTGGGTGCTCTCAGGCCACAAGTTTTTGCAGATCACCGAGCTGTTCTTGCTTCCCTTGGTTGGCCACCAAAACTTTTGACATCTAAAACCGAAAGCATACAAATATCTGGCATCCCTAACCCTCTAGGTCTGATGCAAGGAGACAAAAGAGAGAGTTATTCTCATAGCTTTGTCGCTCTTTGCGCTTTACAGCATCTGCAGAAACAAAGGGAAGAGCGACAGTTTAATCTTTTAGGAAGAAAGGAGTACAATATGCAGCTCTGGGCCATTGATGAATTGGTATCTCCTATTGCATCCCGGATGGAGTACCACTTTGCGAAATGGGTTGATCAGCCTGAGTTTATCTTTGCTCTTGTGTATAAAGTTACACGGGATTTTATCGTGGGAGTGGATGATGTGTTGCAGCCTTTGATTGATAGAGCAAGATTGGTAAGTTGTagtgctaaagaagcttggctTTCTGCAATGATCCAAATGCTGTCTGGGTTTTTAGCAAAGAACATTTTCTCTGGTCTTGCTGAAAGATACAGGGAAATACATATGAAATCTGAAGTTATGACTTCATGGCTTCATCTGATAGACCTCATAGTTGCTTTTGATAAACGGATGCAATCGCTTGTAAATTTGGAAACATGTCTCTTCCTGGCAGAGTCTGAAAAGTATGAAGGGCTTTCAAGAGGCATGTCAGTATTAATGATATTCTGTGATAGGCCTGATTGGCTAAAGATTTGGGCAAAGATAGAGCTCAGGGTTGCTTGTAAGAAGCTAAAAGCAGAACTGAAAGATGAGAGAGCTTGGATAATTGATAACAAACATGGATCTGCATTGCACATCAATACAAACACTGAGCAATATCTTCTTTCTACTAGAGAAGACCATAAAGCTCCATCCATTGCAGAATCTGCCCTTAAAATTTCATGGGAATTGATTGAGCGATGTCAAACTCTGCCAGCCACATTACCACGTCTACAATTTATCAGATCAGCTGCAGTCAAATTCCTCTGGTACTTTTTTGAAGTACTCCTTTTGCGGTTCCAGAGGACCGAATTCCCTCCTGAATATTCTAATGATGATGCATTGATCAGATTATGCGGATTAATTAATGCTGCCAGATACGTGGAATCAAAACTGCAAGAATGGAGTGATGATGTGGAGATTCTCGAGATGAGAATTGCTGAAAATGATTCTAATCATCATGACAAAGATGAAAGTATTGACAACAGTTGCTTCTTTGTAGAAGAAATAGAAAACTTATCTGAGTTTGAGACCAATTGGCTTATGGAGATAATTGCTGTTATTCTTCGCGAATTTGAGAATCTTTCCTTGGAATATGtccaaaataaggaaaattttgaGCAAGAGCTAGCAGCTTTAACTCCAGTTAGATTATCGGCAACCATGGATCTACCTGTATCAACTGATTTTGTTGAAGCATTAGACGTTCTTAGAAGTCAGCTGAATGTTTTGAAAACGAGTCTCAATCCAAGAGACTTCTTGGATTTATGGAGAAGTGTTGCTGAAGGGCTTGACCATTTCGTTTCTTGCAGCAGTCTCACAAGTAAGATTCAATTTTCTGACTGTGGGGTGAGTCAGTTTGAAACTGATATGCAAGCATTGTTATGTATTTTTCAGCCGTTTTGTGCTCGGCCCCAAGCATTTTTCCCATGTATTAAAGAGACTCTTAAGCTGTTAAATATGAACAAGGGAGAGGTAAGGCATTTGCGGGTGGTTTTATCCACTGGTGAAAATGGAATGAAATGCTTGCATGTTCATGGAATTTCCCACCTCCCTTTTGATCAAGTTGATAAACTTTTGAGGAACAGGAAGTTTGGAACTTGA
- the LOC133878645 gene encoding uncharacterized protein LOC133878645, with translation MAKLCASFYLLLLIFISVKTMVPTVNAKCQLAVIGGGCPDTRACLETCRPCYRGYGIISVFCRPAGGGIPFDECICVFKNGAPCNPIGPPRCPKPPAAIFINDTSTV, from the exons ATGGCCAAGTTATGTGCTTCCTTTTACTTGCTGCTACTCATATTCATCTCAG TGAAAACAATGGTTCCAACTGTGAATGCCAAATGTCAACTAGCAGTAATTGGCGGTGGTTGTCCTGATACCAGAGCATGCCTTGAGACATGTCGTCCTTGTTACCGGGGTTACGGGATAATCTCGGTATTCTGCCGCCCTGCCGGTGGAGGAATTCCATTCGATGAATGTATTTGTGTGTTTAAGAATGGAGCCCCTTGCAACCCAATTGGTCCTCCAAGATGTCCCAAACCTCCTGCTGCTATATTTATCAATGACACTAGTACTGTGTAA